DNA from Hippoglossus hippoglossus isolate fHipHip1 chromosome 1, fHipHip1.pri, whole genome shotgun sequence:
GCTGAAGTGTATTTACCTCCTTTGTTGGAGAAGCTGTCAGACGTTGCTGTTGAGTTCTCTTCAGACGGACGAGTCAGTGAACGATGTCAGAAGGAGAGAAGATTGTTAGACCTCGACCAGGAGTCGCCCTCAGATCGGTGCTGTGACCTTATTTGAACATATTCCTCACAAATACGGAAGAAGATCACAAACATTTAGCAGTTTGAAATCAGGAACTTCAGATACTATGGGAggtcttttcttgtctttcacacgtctcttgttttgtgttgtcaCTTCATGAAGCTGTGAACGATTTCAGATACAAAGGTATTTACAAGATGAgcgagagaaggaaggagagcagCTGAGCACTGAAGGGCCTCGTCCCATTACTGAATCAATTAGAAGAATTAACCCTGGAGCTGAAATGAACAGTTCATTAATGACAGAAGCAACTGAGAAAACCAAATGTTCTTTTATAGTCAAATCGGTTTCAGGTCAATCAAATTGAAACAAATCGACTTTGCTGAAGTGATGAGAAcatgagaaggaaaagaaaaacaagtctgTTGAAACCAGTTTTGGACCAAGTTCAAATCTGAATGCTGAGAATTATGTTTCTGTGGTAAACAGATCGATCAAAGCTTCCcctttcttctgtctccatcGAGGATCTGCACGTCAGAGTGAGACGACGGTTTCAACACGATGAACGCTCTGATGTGCAGATTGAAGATGGAgataaagaaaaggagaaggaacCTCGACACTTCTGCTGTGAGAACCAGAGCAGAGACGTGTTcacagcacaaacattcactttgacgTTTTCTGGTTAAAACATGAGCTGTGGAAGAAAGAAGTTAGTTTAGAAAATAAAGAGTCAGAAAGTGATGCTTAGATTCCAGCTTTGAGTCGAGCTGCAGGTTTATACTTTCGTCAAGTCAACGTCGGAGTTGGTTGCTCCTTCCAGGTTGGTTCTCCCACGCCTCAACGCTGTGAACTCTGGGTAATTCCCTTTTGAAAAGTCTTACGGAAACTGTGCATCAAGTCCACAATGTCCCAGCAGGACAAACCTGAGGCCTCACTGACGGACGAGTTCTTCAGGGCGGACGTTGGAACTGAGAACATCCAGGATACAGGCGCAGGAGTCAgggtcagctgtcaatcatcacgtctcagcccgttcttatatcatcaaataactgatgaaaaccaaactgatcagaaacacttgaacaaacatcagtgagataagaacgacctgaaatgacagaaacatcttcacaaacatttattaaacagctactttgatttctttttagttccatgtcccatctgctaacatggaggagggtttgacctacactgcagctggccaccagggggcgatcagctgtcatgtccatctttacacattTATCTATTATCTAAATTCATCTATTTACATTCAATGAACCGTAGTAAAATTCTAAATAAGGTAATAAATTGAATTGCTCATTTGTTAGCTACacagctaacatgctaatggTGAACAGAGTAGACCTCATGGCATTGtcatgtgatgatgtcagaatgTTCATGTGGTTAAACTCACAGCTTAAACAGACGGAGCCCGTCGGTCAGTAaagttcatttgtttgcttctcAAAACTCTGTTTCCCAACCTGGGCTTCACTATCGGGAGCCGACATCACGTCAAAGTGTCAGAAAACAATTCAAACGTTACTTACACTCTCAGGTCTTACGatcatttctcttcctgttcGTCTCCGCTGCAGAAACCAACCTGAAAGAATCCACTTcaacacaggaaagaaaaagcctCACAGCTCCAGACGAGTTTCAGGTCACAATTCTTCTTATTAAAAccgttttattaatttattctctattaaaataaaatcaggagaatcagaacacagcagaagaagccaaaataaacaatagatTATGGAATGTACttcagtaaagaaaataaaagctccagCTGGTCCAACATGGCGGCTTTATTTCAACCACAGTCAAATAAAGCACCGCTTTTAtatactcatatatatataaagatatatatccTCTGAGAGGGGCGGAGccaagctgctgctggtctTGGCGgccatctctttctcctccttcacttcctctgaggGATTGGGGGAGGAGTCCAGGTTTCCAGGGGCCGGGTCAGGGGAGGGCGGGTCCTGCTCAGTACCCGGGTCGATCAGCGAGGAGGAGTCTCGGGTCTCCGTGTCCGAGGTGCTGGTTTATAGAGACTAGTCTAATCTCCCCACCTGatatttagatgttttattatatttcaatatatttgtttgacagggaagctgtgcgcaaacaggaatataatattcatgtatttaaaaaagggcactttctctggaggaagaaaaagggcagtggctcaagccccctttggtgtctatgtgtgcacatgccAGCCTCCATCAATTCAATCTCCCTcaattcaatcgagctgcaccagAGTTCAATCACTCATAGAAACCAGTCCTCTAAATGATCCTGACTGTTTTCATCAGTCTCACAATTATAaagaaagtgacacaaacaggCTCCTGGCTCCGCCCCTTTATCAGGATTCATGCCCAAATTCAATTAGTTAAtggaaaaatctgtttttagttttctggtgtaattctgctgaaaaacaaacaaacaaatagataaggagtgaaaacaaaagaccaaaaacatttatttaagaaagaATCATAAAATCACGATACATAATAATTCATTATCCATGTAATAACCACATTAATATCATGTATAAGACACGAGATGAGTCACGTGGTGTTACCACAGCCTCAAAGGCTCATCACCAAGACGTCCAACATAGTTCAGAGGgtaacagcaaaaagaaaatctatttattgcagaaaagacaacaacttcaacaacaggccggcaaaatggacaaaagaaggaaaacccAACACACCAACCCACAAAGGGTCGTAGGACCTGAGAATCTTCCTTCAACCTAAACCAACATCAGAACTAAAGctcacagaaataaagctgcGAAAACTGGACGACTGGAcccatcagaaaagaaaaagaaaagaaacaacacaacaatactcTTGCTCTAAAGGTCATGctgcacaaactgctgctgctgcaaccggggatggaaagagagatacttcctgtttcctctcacatactttcatcaaccaatcacagtgcacctgaggagataagaaaacatgaaaccatgagtagaaaggaaatgtgtgggtgttttcctctttattcaaaAGTGTGGTCTTTTAGTTTGAGAGCTGGACTTGCACGTTCAGATTTCGTGGTGTTTttactcaaaaccctgcgcttgcactcacacagctcctgctggtgcttagatttgctctgcttgtgctcaaactctgcgcttgcactcagatattttgttgcttggacagatttcctgtatTTAATAACTACACACTATGGTTTCTGTAAAACTCTCTTGTACGGATGTACTCTGAAGTCGTCCATCTTGGTTGTGTTTGTCCCAGTGGCTCTGACCTGAGGCTTCACACCaggtcttcctgctcctctgtgtcttctgtctgtgctgcagcagcgacgTCGTCATACTCAGGAcagttgtgtgactgatggGGGAGAGATGAGAACATATTAAGCCTCACTGGACTTTATTCATGAAACCTGCATATAATCACAGTTCATTCAAAATAGTTTGAACGTTGTTGCGCCCCCTGTCCAttcgtttgtttgttcatcagcaggattacacaaaaactgctaaactgatttacacaaaacttggtggaaggatgggacatgggccaagaaagaagtgTCAACGcactgtgacgtcacccattggtttgtgagctgccattttgaagccTCCATTTTTGACATGatgtccagcgccatcttggttttttgaaaccagaagtaaccatatttggaggagagggggtggagcctgactcaGGGCCCAAGGACACTGCCCGCCCACCTaaacctgcgacctgcacccagtactagctgtcaatcacacggtatccatgccccaatgcctgcggtgctttatggtctgtttgactctaagtggatcattcacttcactttctagacccagagtctacgtccattttaaTATACGGTCAATGGAAAGaaccttttacattttggggcagattcAGACAAAGTAGCTGATccaagaaatgttttatctctttctctgacatagtgagatgaaaacagtgaTATGGAGTCATTCTTTTGGCCTCACTGTCTCTCACCTCTATCATCTCCACAGCTTCATTCGCTTCTGATTTCAAGCTCAGAGTTTTCTTCATCCTGGATcgaaaaccacaacaaacacaacatttgacaGAATGAACTTCATAACACTGAAACTAGTGTTtgaagacatttgaagaagacagtaaaagagcagagggtgaactgatggatttgtattgttttacctcgtccacagagtccagaccagcACTGGAACCAGCACGACCAGCAGAGTGTACCTGAGGATATTCATGATCATCACTGACTTCCCTGGACAACAGACAGGAGACATTAGCAGTGTGGTTAGACTGATGACTCAGTTTGCCAGGTGATGCTGTTGGTCAGTCAGTATTGTTCATGTGCAATATGATGGGCTTGATATACAGCTGTGACACATCTGGAAATCCTGAGTATTGATGGTTTAAGGTTCTGGAGCAatgaaaaggagggggggggtgtaggcTGTAAAAGTCAGAGAGCTAAAATCACCTGCTCCAACAGTCAGATGTAAGGTGGCGTTACTACGTCCTCGTGTGTTCTGGACCTCACACTGATAATTTCCACCATGTTCAGCTGTGATatcagtgatggtgaagatttGTCCTGATGCTTTTGGTGAGTCCTCGTCCTCCTTGAACCAGGTGTaattagctgctgggttagcatcactgctgcaggtcagagtcaccgagctgccctccatgatctcaccagagggactcactgacacagagggaacCTTTGGAGCATCTGAAGGATAGTCTATATTAACACACAGGATGAgaatacaatcaaaacactgtctgtattatttgttaaaagtttaaatttaaattatttccacattattgtAGCTTCATGAGGAGGAGTAAACTCACCCAATGTAGGAGAAGGGAAACGCTCATGTCCTTCTATAGCACAGTGATAGCTGTCTTCAGCATTAAAGTGTTGgaggtgaaagtatttttttcgtccaacaagtttattgttattgtaccaAACGTAGGAAAGATGATCAGggagctgacacctgctgtgacaggtCAGCTCTGTCCAGGTAGGATATGGATTGGCTGTTGAtctcctcacatgtacctggagctgagggtctgtgaacaaacatgtgattttatttcaacatacacactaacatttcaaactgactctaatgtaaatgttacctgtgacagacagagtgactccagctgaaccagttaaactcccagtaggttggtttgttgtgaacctgaacttgtacacagctgagtcgctctctctcaggtaagagattctcagagtgcacgtgttgtttccacagagatactccacacgacctgaatactccggatcagtccttagatcaacgtgaatcccattactctcttgaatgaaccagaaagtttcctgaactgtagTATCATGGTTATTAACTGtggatgggtatgtgtaggtacaggtaatgtccactgttgatcctctgacggcacagatctcagtagaagtgtaactcacatcccagccactctcacactgtaccactgtaacacagagaatcagattcataacgacaccagagaacacttagtttactttttactttctgtagaaaagaaacacatttccatga
Protein-coding regions in this window:
- the LOC117764683 gene encoding B-cell receptor CD22-like, with the protein product MEGSSVTLTCSSDANPAANYTWFKEDEDSPKASGQIFTITDITAEHGGNYQCEVQNTRGRSNATLHLTVGAGKSVMIMNILRYTLLVVLVPVLVWTLWTRMKKTLSLKSEANEAVEMIESHNCPEYDDVAAAAQTEDTEEQEDLV